A stretch of the Capra hircus breed San Clemente chromosome 10, ASM170441v1, whole genome shotgun sequence genome encodes the following:
- the SENP8 gene encoding sentrin-specific protease 8 isoform X2, translated as MDPVVLSYMDSLLRQSDVSLLDPPSWLNDHVIGFAFEYFANSQFHDCSDEVCFISPEVTQFIKCTGNPAEIDMFLEPLDLRNKRVIFLAINDNSNHAAGGTHWSLLVYLQDKNGFFHYDSYGGSNSFHAKQVAEKLEAFLGRKGNKLAFVEEKAPAQQNSYDCGMYVICNTEALCQNFFRQQPESLLQLLTPTYITKKREEWKDLIARLAKN; from the coding sequence ATGGACCCAGTAGTCTTGAGTTACATGGACAGTCTACTGCGGCAATCAGACGTCTCACTACTGGATCCTCCAAGCTGGCTCAATGACCATGTTATTGGGTTTGCCTTTGAGTACTTTGCCAACAGTCAATTTCATGACTGCTCTGACGAAGTCTGTTTCATCAGCCCCGAAGTTACTCAGTTCATCAAGTGCACTGGCAACCCAGCAGAAATCGACATGTTCCTTGAACCCTTGGACCTCCGCAATAAGAGAGTTATATTTTTAGCCATCAATGATAATTCCAACCACGCAGCTGGGGGAACCCACTGGAGCTTGTTGGTTTATCTGCAAGATAAAAATGGCTTTTTTCATTATGATTCTTATGGTGGAAGTAACTCATTCCATGCAAAACAGGTAGCAGAGAAACTAGAAGCTTTCTTaggcagaaaaggaaacaaactggCCTTTGTGGAAGAGAAAGCCCCTGCTCAACAAAACAGCTATGACTGTGGGATGTACGTGATATGTAACACTGAGGCCTTGTGTCAGAACTTCTTTAGACAACAGCCAGAATCACTACTGCAGCTACTCACTCCTACATACATcacaaagaagagagaagaatggaAAGATCTCATTGCCAGACTTGCCAAAAATTAG
- the SENP8 gene encoding sentrin-specific protease 8 isoform X1: MDLLEFLSSSGQYKMDPVVLSYMDSLLRQSDVSLLDPPSWLNDHVIGFAFEYFANSQFHDCSDEVCFISPEVTQFIKCTGNPAEIDMFLEPLDLRNKRVIFLAINDNSNHAAGGTHWSLLVYLQDKNGFFHYDSYGGSNSFHAKQVAEKLEAFLGRKGNKLAFVEEKAPAQQNSYDCGMYVICNTEALCQNFFRQQPESLLQLLTPTYITKKREEWKDLIARLAKN; this comes from the exons atggac CTTCTGGAATTTCTGAGCAGCTCTGGTCAGTACAAGATGGACCCAGTAGTCTTGAGTTACATGGACAGTCTACTGCGGCAATCAGACGTCTCACTACTGGATCCTCCAAGCTGGCTCAATGACCATGTTATTGGGTTTGCCTTTGAGTACTTTGCCAACAGTCAATTTCATGACTGCTCTGACGAAGTCTGTTTCATCAGCCCCGAAGTTACTCAGTTCATCAAGTGCACTGGCAACCCAGCAGAAATCGACATGTTCCTTGAACCCTTGGACCTCCGCAATAAGAGAGTTATATTTTTAGCCATCAATGATAATTCCAACCACGCAGCTGGGGGAACCCACTGGAGCTTGTTGGTTTATCTGCAAGATAAAAATGGCTTTTTTCATTATGATTCTTATGGTGGAAGTAACTCATTCCATGCAAAACAGGTAGCAGAGAAACTAGAAGCTTTCTTaggcagaaaaggaaacaaactggCCTTTGTGGAAGAGAAAGCCCCTGCTCAACAAAACAGCTATGACTGTGGGATGTACGTGATATGTAACACTGAGGCCTTGTGTCAGAACTTCTTTAGACAACAGCCAGAATCACTACTGCAGCTACTCACTCCTACATACATcacaaagaagagagaagaatggaAAGATCTCATTGCCAGACTTGCCAAAAATTAG
- the GRAMD2 gene encoding GRAM domain-containing protein 2 isoform X2, protein MTALSPVAAAGASSTQQMHGKTASLKKSMEKLGGVQRAQDTSLYWPEGLKGEDVKKCSREGMLLSKYNQQYHKLFKDIPLEEVVLKVCSCALQRDLLLQGRLYISPNWLCFHASLFGKDIKVVIPVVSVQMIKKHKMARLLPNGLAITTTSQKYVFVSLLSRDSVYDMLRRVCTHLQPSSKKSLCVRELPEEPECESLEALIPEMKWRKVCPASRSMSLPDSIPCISRASVESTDSFFPSREPLGSEISDCEEEKLEEGLTSSRELKLWDYPLLKVFFVLICFLVMSSSYLAFRISQLEQQLCSLNWGGSVPGHR, encoded by the exons CACCCAACAGATGCATGGGAAGACGGCTTCTCTGAAGAAGAGCATGGAGAAGCTAGGTGGGGTCCAGAGAGCCCAAGACACCAG CCTGTACTGGCCAGAAGGCTTGAAGGGTGAAGATGTAAAGAAGTGCAGCCGAGAAGGG ATGCTACTGAGTAAATACAACCAGCAGTACCACAAGCTGTTTAAGGACATTCCCTTGGAGGAGGTGGTTCTCAAAG TGTGCTCCTGTGCCCTCCAGAGGGACCTACTTCTCCAGGGCCGGCTCTACATCTCCCCCAACTGGCTCTGCTTCCATGCCAGCCTCTTTGGCAAGGATATCAAG GTGGTCATTCCCGTAGTGTCTGTGCAAATGATCAAAAAGCACAAGATGGCACGGCTCCTCCCCAACGGCCtggccatcaccaccaccagccaGAAG TATGTCTTTGTGTCCCTGCTCTCCCGGGACAGTGTATACGACATGCTGCGAAGGGTCTGCACCCACCTACAG CCTTCAAGCAAGAAGAGTCTGTGTGTAAGAGAGCTTCCAGAGGAACCTGAGTGCGAGTCTCTG GAAGCCCTCATCCCCGAGATGAAGTGGAGGAAAGTGTGCCCTGCCTCCAGGTCCATGTCTCTCCCAGATAGCATCCCTTGTATCTCTCGGGCATCCGTGGAATCCACAGACAGCTTCTTCCCCTCCAGGGAGCCTCTGGGGTCTG AGATCTCCGACTGTGAGGAGGAGAAGCTGGAGGAGGGACTCACGAGCAGCAGGGAGCTCAAGCTCTGGGATTACCCGCTCCTGAAGGTCTTCTTTGTGCT GATCTGCTTCTTGGTCATGTCTTCATCCTACCTGGCGTTCCGCATCTCCCAGCTAGAACAGCAGTTATGTTCCCTGAATTGGGGCGGCTCGGTCCCTGGGCACAG GTAA
- the GRAMD2 gene encoding GRAM domain-containing protein 2 isoform X1: MTALSPVAAAGASSTQQMHGKTASLKKSMEKLGGVQRAQDTSLYWPEGLKGEDVKKCSREGMLLSKYNQQYHKLFKDIPLEEVVLKVCSCALQRDLLLQGRLYISPNWLCFHASLFGKDIKVVIPVVSVQMIKKHKMARLLPNGLAITTTSQKYVFVSLLSRDSVYDMLRRVCTHLQPSSKKSLCVRELPEEPECESLEALIPEMKWRKVCPASRSMSLPDSIPCISRASVESTDSFFPSREPLGSGEFSVLVHSTCLQKQGFLSSHFCAKRSSQLGGFLRAVSFFLQIHNGKPRAQVASENRGWEWAGGLSSAPGRCRKLSYCRDLRL; the protein is encoded by the exons CACCCAACAGATGCATGGGAAGACGGCTTCTCTGAAGAAGAGCATGGAGAAGCTAGGTGGGGTCCAGAGAGCCCAAGACACCAG CCTGTACTGGCCAGAAGGCTTGAAGGGTGAAGATGTAAAGAAGTGCAGCCGAGAAGGG ATGCTACTGAGTAAATACAACCAGCAGTACCACAAGCTGTTTAAGGACATTCCCTTGGAGGAGGTGGTTCTCAAAG TGTGCTCCTGTGCCCTCCAGAGGGACCTACTTCTCCAGGGCCGGCTCTACATCTCCCCCAACTGGCTCTGCTTCCATGCCAGCCTCTTTGGCAAGGATATCAAG GTGGTCATTCCCGTAGTGTCTGTGCAAATGATCAAAAAGCACAAGATGGCACGGCTCCTCCCCAACGGCCtggccatcaccaccaccagccaGAAG TATGTCTTTGTGTCCCTGCTCTCCCGGGACAGTGTATACGACATGCTGCGAAGGGTCTGCACCCACCTACAG CCTTCAAGCAAGAAGAGTCTGTGTGTAAGAGAGCTTCCAGAGGAACCTGAGTGCGAGTCTCTG GAAGCCCTCATCCCCGAGATGAAGTGGAGGAAAGTGTGCCCTGCCTCCAGGTCCATGTCTCTCCCAGATAGCATCCCTTGTATCTCTCGGGCATCCGTGGAATCCACAGACAGCTTCTTCCCCTCCAGGGAGCCTCTGGGGTCTGGTGAGTTCAGCGTGCTTGTCCACAGCACCTGCTTGCAAAAACAAGGTTTTCTGTCCTCCCACTTCTGTGCAAAGAGGTCATCACAGCTAGGAGGGTTTCTGAgggcagtttctttctttctgcaaatCCATAATGGAAAGCCGAGAGCTCAAGTGGCTTCAGAGAACAGGGGTTGGGAATGGGCTGGGGGCTTGTCTTCTGCCCCAGGGAGATGCCGAAAGCTGTCCTATTGCAGAGATCTCCGACTGTGA